GCCGCCCTCTTCATGATTGTACAGGCTTACCCCGCCGGCGAAGCGGTTGATGGTGGCGTGGGTGAGAAACAGCCCGATGCCCATGCCCTTGCTCTTGGTCGATACGAAGGTGTCACCCAGCTGGTCGGCGATCGACATGGCCACTCCGGGGCCGTGATCGCGGATATCGATGATCACCTCGTCGGCGTTCCAGTCGAGGCTGATGACGATATCCTCGGGGTTGGCGTCGGCGGCATTGTTGAGCAGGTTCATCAACGCCTGCTCCAGCGTCGCGTCGATCGCCAGCAGCGGCGTGCCGCGCTTGCCGAGGATCTCGACCCGGTGGGTGACATCCGGGCGCAGCACCAGCCAGCGCTGGATCACCTGCTCGAGCCAGGCGATGGCGGGGCGCGAATCGGGCTCGGCGAGGCGCCGCCGATCGGCGTTGGCGACCAGTTGCTGAAGGCGCGCCTTGCAGGTATCGACCTGTTCACGCAACAGGTCGATATCGGCCGTCAGCGTTGGCTGGTCGACGGCATCGCGGCGCATCTCGGTGAGCAGTACCGCCATGGTCGACAGCGGCGTGCCCAGTTCATGGGCGGTACCCGCGGCCTGGGTGGCCACCGCGAGCACCTGTTCGTTGCGCAGTGCCGCCTCGCGGGTCCGCGACAGCGCCCTGTCGCGACGCCGCAGGGCATGCGCCATCTTGTAGATGAAAAAGGTCACCAGGCTTGCCGACAGGCCGAAATTCAGCCACATGCCAAGCACGTGCAGGCTGATACCGAGGCCGACCACGGCGTGGCTGAGCTGCGGGACCGGCTCGTAGAACAGCATCAGGAAGGTGTAGCCGGTCAGCGCGGCGCTGGCGATGATCCAGGCGTGGCGCCAGGGCAGCGTGGCGGCGGCGATGGTCACCGGCACCAGGTAATAGGAAATGAACGGATTGGTCGCTCCGCCGGTGTAGTAGAACAGCAGCGTCAACCCGGCGATGTCGGCGAGCAGATGCAGCAGATATTCCAGATCGGTAACCGAGCGGGGCCGGCCGAGCCGCCACCAACTGGCGATATTGATCAGCCCCATGGCGCCGATCACGCCGATCACCGGGGTGACGCTCAACTGGAAGTCGAAGATCTCGATGCCGATGATGATCGCCGCGAGAAAGCCGGTCCAGGTGATGCCGCGCACGAAGGTCAGCCGGACCAGGTTGCGGTTGGGGGTCGACAAGGGCAGGGGGGTCGGCTGTTGCATGGGCTCTCCGGTGGGCTGATTCGCGCATGATAACCGAACTCGCCCGGCGTCAGGCTACAACTCGGATCGTGTAGCCCGTAGAATTGATCGCCAGCCCATTCACGTCAGCCGGGCGCGGCGATGTGCGCCGCGACGGATGTACCCAGACCAGCGATCCCACGAATGACAGCCAGCCAGATAGCCCAAGAAGCCGGGCTTAGAAGAACTTTTGCCATTATTTCCCACCCCGACGCGGGCAAGACCACTATCACCGAGAAGATGCTGCTGTTCGGCAACGCCATCCAGCTGGCCGGCTCGGTGAAGAGCAAGCGCAACGACCGGCATGCCACTTCCGACTGGATGAAGATGGAGCAGGAGCGCGGCATCTCGGTGACCACCTCGGTGATGCAGTTCCCGTACAACGGGCGGATCGTCAATCTGCTCGACACGCCCGGGCACGAGGACTTCTCCGAGGACACCTACCGCACCCTGACCGCGGTGGACTCGGCGCTGATGGTGATCGACGGCGCCAAGGGCGTCGAGGCCCGCACCATCAAGCTGATGGAGGTCTGCCGGCTGCGCACCACGCCGATTCTGACCTTCATCAACAAGATGGACCGCGACACCCGCGATCCGGTCGAGGTGATGGACGAGGTCGAGACCGTCCTGAACATCCAGTGCGCGCCGATGACCTGGCCGATCGGCATGGGGCGGCATTTCCGCGGCGTCTACCATCTCTACAACGACGTCATCCATCTCTACAAGCAGGGCCAGGGCAGCCGCATCCCCGACGACGTGCGCATCGAGGGGCTCGCCAACCCCGAGGTCGACGAGGTGCTGGGCGCCGATCAGGCCGAGGAGCTGCGCATGGAGGTCGAGCTGGTGCGCGGGGCATCGCACGAATTCGACCTCGAGGCGTATCGCCGCGGCGAGCTGACGCCGGTCTACTTCGGCACCGCGATGGGCAACTTCGGCGTGCGCGAGATGCTCGACGGCTTCGTCGAGTACGCGCCGATGCCGCAGGCCCGCGAGACCGATACCCGCGACGTCAGCGCCGACGACGAGCGCTTTTCCGGCTTCGTATTCAAGATCCAGGCCAACATGGACCCCAAGCACCGCGACCGGGTGGCCTTCCTGCGGGTCTGCTCGGGCAAGTACGAGAAGAACATGAAGATGCGCCATGTACGGATCGGCAAGGACGTCAAGATTGCCGACGCGCTGACCTTCATGGCCTCCGACCGGGCGCAGGTCGAACAGGCCTGGCCGGGCGACATCATTGGCCTGCACAACCACGGCACCATCCAGATCGGCGATACCTTCACCGTCGGCGAGGAGATGCGCTTCACCGGCATCCCGCACTTCGCTCCGGAGCTCTTCAAGCGCGTGCGGTTGCGTGATCCGCTCAAGACCAAGGCGTTGCAGAAGGGCCTTCAGCAGCTTTCCGAGGAGGGCGCGACCCAGGTGTTCATGCCGCTCGACAACAACGACCTGATTCTCGGCGCGGTGGGCTCGCTGCAGTTCGACGTGGTCGCCCACCGGCTCAGGGAGGAATACAAGGTCGACTGCATCTACGAGGCGGTCAATGTGCAGACCGCGCGCTGGGTGTACTGCGACGACGCCAGGAAACTCGACGAGTTCCGGTGCAAGGCCAGCAGCAACCTGGCTCTGGATGGTGGCGGCTACCTTACCTATATTGCGCCGACCCGCGTCAATCTGCAGATGACCCAGGAGCGCTGGCCCGAGGTGCGCTTCAACGCCACCCGCGAGCACTGAGCGGGCTGCGCCCGGAGCTGTAAGCTATAAGCTTTAAGCTTTAAGAAAAACCGTTGCCACTGGCTCGACTAGTGGCAACTTCCTGGCTTACGGCTTACGGCTTACGGCTTACGCTTATGCTTATGCTTATGCTCATCGACGCTCACTGCCATCTCGATTTCGCGGCATTCGACGCCGATCGCCAGGCGATGTTCGAGCGCGCCCACGCCGCGGGCGTCGGCCATTTCGTGGTGCCCGGTACGACCCGGGACAGTTGGCCGCGGGTCGTCGCGCTGGGCGGGCGCGACGACGTCAGCATTGCGTTGGGCCTGCATCCCGCCTTCATGGATCGCCACGCCGAGGAAAATGACCTCGAGGCGCTGGCGCAGGCGCTGGACGCGCATCCCGAAGTCGTGGCGCTGGGCGAGTGCGGCATCGATGCGCGCTTTAAGGACACCCTCGACGCCCAATGGCGACTGCTCGACGGCCAGTTGAAGTTGGCCAAGGCGCGTCGCCTGCCGGTGATCCTGCACTGCGTGCACGCCAACGACAAGCTCGGCAAGCGACTGCGTCAGCTCGAACTGCCGGCCGGCGGCTTGATCCACGCGTTCGCCGGCAGCGCCGACCAGGCGCAGCGCTTCATCGACCTGGGATTCGTGGTGGGACTGGGCGGGGCGACCACCTATCCGCGTGCCCAGCGGTTGCAGCGTGCCGTGGCGGCGCTGCCCGACGACGGTTACGTGCTGGAGACGGACAGCCCCGACATGCCGCTGTGCGGCTTTCAGGGTCAGCGCAACGAGCCGGCCCGGATCGCGCGGGTGGCCGAGCAGGTCGCCAAGGTGCGCGGTCAGAGCGTCGCCGAGGTGACGGCTCACAGTGCCACCAATACCCGGCGGCTGTTCGGCATCGCCGGTTAACGGGTCGTCAACCGCCGCTGGTGGCCAGCATCTCGGGGTCAAGGCGTTCGAGCGGGTAGGGCAGTTCGAGCCATTCGAGGCGCTGCCCGCCGACCGTCAGCGGCTCGCTGACCTCGCGGGTGGTCATCACCGCGAGGATCTCCACACGCCCGTCGCCATCGCTCGCCGCGGCAACCACATCGCCACGTGACTTGCCGTCGGCGTCGCTGACGGCGCTGCCCGGCTCGGGTAGCGTATCGCCCTCGAATCGCCCGCGGGCCAGGCGCTTCTTGACCTGGCCGCGGAAATGCGCGCGGGCGACCACCTCCTGACCGGTATAGCAACCCTTCTTGAAACTGATGCCGCCCAGCGCTTCCCAGTTGAACATCTGCGGCAGGTAGCTGTCCTGCAGGCTCACTTCGAGCCACGCCAGGCCGGCCCGGATATCGTGCAACTGCCATACGCCATTGCCAACCGGCAGCGTCTCGCGAGCCAGGTTCTGCCAGGCGCCGATGGCCTCGTCGTGCGGCAGGCACAATACCAGACGCGGCAGGTCGCCGGGGTGGCGCAGCACCACGCCGCCACCGAGCGCAATCTGCTGCCAGGTGGTCGGCGCCGTGGCATCGAGCCGGCGTTCGACCAGCGCCGGGCCGTCGTGTCCGATCAGCCCGAGCACCGCGAGATCGTCGCGCGGCGTCAGCTCGACCTTGTAGAACACCGCGAACTTGGCCAGATGGCTGCGCAGCGGTTCGAGCAGGCTGGCATCCAGCAACAACCAGAAGCGCGCCTCGTCGACACGCAGCAACTGGCCGTTGGCGAGCATGCGTCCCTTGGCTGTGCAGAAGCTGGTGGGCGCGGCGAAATTGCCGTCGGCGAGCTTCAATTGCGCGCTGGTCTGGCCCTGCAGGAAACGTTCGGCATCCGCCCCGGCGATCTCGAGTACCGCGAAGTGGATCAGCGGCGCGAGTAGACTCTGCTGCCGTGCGCTCGCTGCGGATTCCTGCGCGCCGAACTCGATATGCCGCTCGTCGACGAGGCGGGCACCGTGCTGTTCAAGGTGGGCGGTCCAGTCGCTCATGCAGTCTCCTACGCTTATAGCGCCCCGGGAGGCAAGGCGTTAATTGATATCAAGGTCTGAGTAATGGGGATGTGGCGCGCTGAATGCAAGGTGTTCGTCGACTGGCGTCTGCCACCGTCGAACACGGGACCGCCAGGCGTAAGCTATTATTCTTACAATTCATTGAGGGCCGGCGGGTGTTGGCCACTGGTCCACCGTACACTGCCAGCCGCCAGCGTGCGCTGGCTTGCGAAGGGAGACACCATGGATGATCGCGATGTATCCGGTAGCGACCCTCACGCTCGGGTCAGCCAGGTCGCGCCGGCCGATCCATTGACGCCGGCCGATCGCTACGCCGAATTGTTCGTCGCCGTGCAGTGCGGCCGGATCTTCGACGACAGCAAAACATTCGTCGATTGCATCCCGCGTCAGGACCCCGAGGCGATTCTGGCGGCTTACCGGGCACGCAAGGATACGCCGGGCTTCGATCTCGCCAGTTTCGTCGACGAGCACTTCATCCCAGAGCGCGAGCCGTTCAGCAATTACGTCTCGCCACCCGAACAGCCACTGCGGGTGCATATCGACGGTCTGTGGGACGTACTCACGCGCCGTCCCCAGCAACACCCCAGGTACTCGTCGCTGTTGCCGTTACCCTATGCCTACGTGGTGCCGGGAGGGCGCTTTCGCGAACTGTACTATTGGGATTCGCACTTCACGATGCTGGGTCTTGCCGAGAGCGGCCGCCCGCACCTGATGCGCGCCATGGCCGGCAACTTCGCCTATCTGATCGATACCTACGGGCACGTTCCCAACGGCAATCGCACCTATTACCTCAGCCGCTCGCAGCCGCCGGTATTCGCCATGATGGTCGATCTGTTCGCCCGCTACGGGGTCATCAGGCGTTCGCTCGACTACCTGCCGCAGCTGCGCAAGGAGTACGCCTACTGGATGGCCGGCGCCGACACCCTGCGCCCCGGCGAGGCTCACCGCAGTTGCGTCCACCTGGGCGACGGCACCCTGCTCAACCGCTATTGGGACGAGCGCGACACGCCCCGCGAGGAGGCGTATCTCGAGGACGTACTGACGGCTCGGCAATCGACGCGCCCGGCCCGAGAGGTCTATCGCGATCTACGCGCCGGGGCGGCCTCGGGGTGGGATTTCAGCTCGCGATGGCTCGACGATGCGCAGCAGCTGGCAAGCATACGCACCACGGCCCTGCTGCCGGTCGATCTCAACAGCTTCCTGTTCAAACTCGAAACCCAGATCGCACGGCTCAGCGCGATGGGTGGCGATATCGAAACCTCCAGGCACTTTCAACGCAAAGCCGACGAGCGCGCTCAGGCGATCGGGCGTGTCATGTGGGACGAGCGGGCCGGCGCCTTTTTCGATTTCGACTGGCAGCGTGGCCGGCTGTGCACGGCGCTGACTGCGGCGACGGTAACCCCGCTCTACGTTGGTCTGGCCAGTCGCGAGCAGGCGCGGCGCATCGCCAGGACGGTCCGCCAGCGGCTGCTCAGCGCCGGGGGCATCGCCACCACCGAGATCGACAGCGATCAGCAATGGGATCATCCCAACGGCTGGGCCCCGCTGCAATGGCTGGCAAAGCGCGGTTTTGATCAGTATGACGAGACGGCGCTCGCTCAGGACATCTCGGATCGCTGGCTCAAGACGGTCGGCAAACTCTACGAGCGCAAGAACAAGCTGATCGAGAAGTATTCGCTGATTCCCATGCAGGCGGGTGCAGTCGGCGGCGGTGGCGGCGAATATCCGCTGCAGGATGGCTTCGGCTGGACCAATGGCGTGACGCGCAGGCTGCTTCGCGACAGCCCGCGACACTCGGCGAATCAGAGTCGGGCGCAGAAACCGTAACGCCTGCGGACCGCAGCGGCGTTCCAGCGATGCGGCTTGGCATTCCAAGGCTTCAACAAGGCCCGACGTTCAGTAAGGATAAGGAGTCATGGCTTACTCTCAATCTTCACAAGCTCCCACGCCCCCTCCGGCCACGCTGTTCCTGTTCGGCGCCAGCGGCGATCTGGTCAAGCGTCTGCTCGTTCCTTCGCTCTATTCGCTTTTCCGCACGGGCCTGCTCGATCCGGCGCTGCAGATCGTGGGCATCGATCATGTGTCGGGCAATGACGAGAGCTTTCGCCGGCATCTGGCCGACTTCCTCGCCGCCCAGGCGGACGACCCGGATGCCGAGGCCGGTGAGATCGACCTCGAGCAATGGCCGGATTTTGCCCAACGGCTGCGCTATATCCAAGGTGATTTCACCCAGGCCGACACCTATCGACAGATTACTCGGGCCATCCAGGCGAGCCCGACACGCAATGCCCTGTTCTATCTCGCGACTGCGCCGCGTTTCTTTGCCGACATCGCCGAACGATTGGGTGACGCCGGATTGCTGCAAGAAGCTGCCGAGCAGTATCGGCGCGTCCTGGTCGAGAAGCCGTTCGGCCACGATCTCGCCTCGGCGCGGGCGCTCAATGAGCGCCTGCTCGCGGTCATGGCGGAGCACCAGATCTATCGCATCGACCATTTTCTCGGCAAGGAAACGGTCCAGAACGTTCTGGTGGCGCGTTTTGCCAACGTGCTGTTCGAACCGCTCTGGAACAACCATTACATCGATCATATCCAGATCACCGCCGCCGAAACCGTGGGCGTGGAACAGCGCGGCAACTTTTACGACAAGAACGGCGCCCTGCGCGACATGGTGCCCAATCATCTGTTTCAGCTGCTGGCGATGGTGGCGATCGAGCCGCCCGCCGCCTTCGACGCCGATGCCCTGCGCAGCGAGAAATCCAAGCTGCTGGGCGCCATCCGTCCCTGGTCGATGGAAGAGGCCCGGCATAACTCCGCGCGTGGACAGTATCGGGCAGGCACCTTGAAAGGCGAGCCGGTCCCGGGCTATCGCGACGAGCCCGATGTCGACGCCGACAGCAATACCGAAACCTATGTCGCCATCAAGCTCGTGATCGACAATTGGCGTTGGGCGGGCGTGCCCTTTTACCTGCGCACCGGCAAGCGCATGGGCGCCCGCGATACCGAAATCGCCATCTGCTTCAAGCCGGCGCCCTATGCTCAGTTCCGCGATACGAGAGTAGATCGACTCGAATCCAACTATCTGATCATTCAGATCCAGCCTGATGAAGGCATATGGCTGGACTTCGAGGCCAAACGGCCTGGACCCACCCTGGACCTGGAAACCGTCCAGATGGGCTTTGCCTACGAGGATTTCTTCGCGCTTCCCCCCTCGACAGGCTACGAAACCCTGCTCTATGACTGTCTGACCGGCGACCAGATGCTCTTTCAACGCGCCGACACCATCGAGAACGGTTGGCGGGCCGTACAGCCATTCCTGGAGGCCTGGAAGGATGATCCGCGTACCGATGGGTACGCGGCCGGGGAGGATGGCCCGCCGAGCGCCGACGAACTGATCGGGCGCGACGGGCGCAACTGGCACCAGGTAGGCAGGCAGCGGCCCGGAACAGATCGTGAGCAGGCGGAAGAATAGCCTTCGCCGACATGACGCTAAGCTCTGTCTGAAAAATCGGCGAGCGATGGGCAGACAAGGCAAAAATTGCTGAAAAAGCGGAGTTTACAGGCCGTAAATGAGCATTTTGAGTCAATTTTTAACGCCGTATGGGCGAGCGCAGGCATTTTTCAGAAAGCGTAGGGACGTCTGGGCTATCGTGTGCTCTGCGGTGCACTTCATGGCGCGTGCTAGACTCGGGCGCACATAATCAGCAGCAGAATGAGGGAGTCCGGCATGGCGCATGTGTCTTTGGCCTTCGAGGGCGTCGAGGACGCTGAGTTGGTCAATCGGCTGACTAGCGAGCTGATGATGGTCGACGGCGTCGAGAGCGCCGAGGTCGGTCGCCATGGCGCCGATGTCGAGGGTCGCATGAACCGCGCGGCACTGATCAAGGCGGTCGAACGGCTCGGCGTCGTCGTCAACTGAGCAAGGCAGCCGCTGAACGCGGCTTCGGCTGAAAGAGGAGAGTCCCGCATGACGATCACGGTGATCAGCAGCGATGGCCACAGCCTGCGCCAGCGCGTCGAGCTGGAGCATTTCGACGACCTGTTCGTCGATGCGCCGGCCATCGTCGGCGGCGACGAGAGTGCGCCCGATCCGCACGACTACTTCGACCTGGCGCTGGGCGCCTGCAAGGCGATCACCGCGCGCATGTACGCCCGGCGCAAGCAGTGGCCACTGAGCGGAGTCACGGTCACCGTGACCCGCAACGACCGCGAGGAACGCCAGGGGCGTTATTATCTATATGTGTCGTTGGCCTTCGCAGGGATCGACGATCCCGACCAGCTCCAACGCCTGCTCGAGATCGCCGATCGTTGCCCGATCCATCGCCTGATCACCGACTCGACCGTCGAGATTCGCAGCCGGTTGGCCTCGGATCAGGGTCCGAGCGCTTGAACTTTCACCGCATCGCTGCCATTTCAGGCCCATGAGCAAACCATTTCGCATCCAATCCAGGTATCGGCCGGCAGGCGATCAGCCCACCGCCATCGAGGGGCTGGTCAAGGGCCTCGAGGCGGGTCTGGCGCACCAGACCCTGCTCGGCGTCACCGGCTCGGGCAAGACCTTCACCATGGCCAACGTGGTCGAGCGCCTGCAGCGTCCGACCATCGTGCTGGCGCCCAACAAGACGCTGGCCGCGCAGCTCTACGGCGAGTTCAAGTCGTTTTTGCCCGACAACGCGGTGGAGTATTTCGTGTCCTATTACGATTACTACCAGCCCGAGGCCTACGTGCCCTCGTCGGATACCTTCATCGAGAAGGATGCCTCGATCAACGACCATATCGAGCAGATGCGGCTGTCGGCGACCAAGGCGCTGCTCGAACGCCGCGACTCGCTGATCGTGGCCTCGGTGTCGGCGATCTACGGGCTGGGCGATCCGGACCAGTACCTGAAGATGCGCCTGCACTTCAATCGCGGCGAGCAGATCGACCAGCGCGCCTTCCTGCGTCGGCTCGCCGAGTTGCAGTACACCCGCAACGACATGGATTTCCGGCGCGGCACCTACCGGGTGCGCGGCGACGTGATCGACGTGTTTCCCGCCGATTCCGAGGAGGAGGCGGTGCGCATCGAGCTGTTCGACGACGAGATCGAGACGATCAGCCTGTTCGATCCGCTGACCGGCGAAATGCGCGGCAAGCTGCCGCGCATGACCATCTACCCCAAGAGCCACTACGTCACGCCGCGCGAGACGATCCTCGCCGCCGCCGACCGGATCAAGGCCGAGCTCGCCGAGCGTCTCGAGTGGCTGCGCAATCACGACAAGCTGGTCGAGGCCCAGCGCCTCGAACAGCGCACGCTCTACGACCTGGAAATGATGCACGAGCTGGGCTACTGCAACGGCATCGAGAACTACTCCCGCTATCTCTCGGGACGCCAACCGGGCGAGCCGCCGCCGACCTTCTTCGATTACCTGCCCCCCGACGCGATCCTGTTCATCGACGAATCCCACGTCAGCGTGCCGCAGGTGGGCGGCATGTACAAAGGCGACCGTTCGCGCAAGGAGACCCTGGTCGAGTATGGCTTTCGCCTGCCGTCGGCGCTCGACAACCGGCCGATGACCTTCGACGAGTGGGAGCGGATCTGCCCGCAGACGGTGTTCGTCTCGGCCACCCCCGGCCCCTACGAGGCGAAGCACGCCGGCCAGGTGGTCGAGCAGGTGGTGCGCCCGACCGGGCTGGTCGACCCCGAGATCGAGGTGCGCCCGGCCTCGACCCAGGTCGACGACCTGCTCTCGGAGATTCGTCTGCGCACCGAGGTCGGCGAGCGGGTGCTGGTGACTACCCTGACCAAGCGCATGGCCGAGGATCTGACCGAATATCTCGACGAGCACGACATCCGCGTGCGTTACCTGCATTCGGACATCGATACCGTGGAACGGGTCGAGATCCTGCGCGACCTGCGACTCGGCAAGTTCGACGTACTGGTGGGCATCAACCTGCTGCGCGAGGGCCTGGACATTCCCGAAGTGTCGCTGGTGGCGATCCTCGACGCCGACAAGGAGGGCTTCCTGCGTGCCGAGCGCTCTTTGATCCAGACCATCGGCCGCGCCGCGCGCAACGCCAACGGCAAGGCGATCCTCTACGGCGACCGGGTGACCGACTCGATGCGTCGGGCGATCGACGAGACCGAGCGGCGGCGTAACAAGCAGATCGCCCACAACGAAGCGCATGGCATCGTGCCGCGCACCGTGACCAAGTCGGTCGCCGATATCATGGAAGGCGCTCAGACGCCGGGCAAGAAGGGCAGCCGGCGCAAGGGCGAGCGCAAGGTTGCCGAGGGTCCCGGCGAGTATGGCATCGAGGCGCTGCGCAATCTCACGGTCCCCGAGCTGACTCGCGAGATCGCCAAGATCGAGGACGCCATGCACGAGGCGGCGCACAATCTCGAGTTCGAGGAAGCCGCGCGGCTACGTGACCGAGTCCAGACCCTCAACGCCCGCTTGATCGAGCTCAAATAATCGCTTGCGCACCGCGCAGGTCGGGCGAGGGTATCGCCCTTGCCTGATCTTGACGGCAGATGGGCGTTCCCTCGGGTGGCTATTTATACCGTTATCTATGCTTGTCCGATCATACATGATTTCCTATGCCTGCCTGTCTTCAGGCCGTTGCGGTATAATCCCGCCATCCCGAATCCGCCGGGTAGCCTGACCTGCCTGTGGCGGCCGTTTGTCAGCGCGAGCGTGACCCAAGGAGCCCCGACCCCATGACCGTGATTCGCCAGGACGACTTGATCCAGAGCGTCGCCGATGCCCTGCAGTACATCTCCTATTACCACCCCAAGGACTTCATCGAGGCCATGCATGCGGCCTACCAGCGGGAAGAGAACCCGGCGGCGCGGGATGCCATCGCCCAGATCCTGATCAATTCGCGGATGTGCGCCACCGGTCATCGGCCGATCTGCCAGGACACCGGCATCGTCACGGTGTTCGTGCACGTCGGCATGAACGTGCGCTGGGAAGCCGACATGAGCCTCGACGACATGATCAACGAAGGCGTACGGCGGGCCTACCTGAACCCCGACAACGTGCTGCGCGCCTCGCTGCTCGCCGACCCGGACGGCAAGCGCGCCAATACCAAGGACAACACGCCGGCGGTGATCCACCACAAGCTGGTTCCGGGCGACAGCGTCGAGGTGCATGTCGCCGCCAAGGGCGGGGGCAGCGAGGCCAAGTCCAAGTTCGCGATGCTCAACCCCTCGGACAGCGTGGTCGATTGGGTGCTCGAGCAATTGCCCAGGATGGGGGCTGGCTGGTGCCCGCCGGGAATGCTCGGGATCGGTATCGGCGGCACCGCCGAGAAAGCCATGGAGCTCGCCAAGGAATCGCTGCTCGATCCCATCGATATCCAGGAACTCCAGGCCCGTGGCGCCGAGAATCGCGCCGAGGAGCTGCGCCTCGAACTCTACCACAAGGTCAACAGGACCGGCATCGGCGCCCAGGGCCTGGGCGGACTGACCACGGTGCTCGACATCAAGGTCAGGGACTACCCGACCCACGCCGCCAACAAGCCGGTGGCGATCATTCCCAACTGCGCCGCCACGCGGCATGTGCACTTCAGCCTGGATGGCAGCGGCGCCGCCGAACTGCCGGCGCCCAAGCTGGAGGATTGGCCCGAGATCACCCGCGAAGTCGGCGGCAACGTCAAGCGCGTCGATCTGGACGCCATCACTGCCGACGAGGTGCAGACCTGGCAGCCTGGCGATACCTTGCTGCTCAACGGCAAGCTCCTGACCGGCCGGGATGCGGCCCACAAGCGCATGGTCGACATGCTGGCCAAGGGCGAGGCGCTGCCGGTGGATCTCAAGGGGCGGTTCATCTACTACGTTGGCCCTGTCGACCCGATCCGCGACGAGGTAGTGGGGCCGGCCGGGCCGACCACCGCCACGCGCATGGACAAGTTCACCCGCACCATGCTCGAGCAGACCGGCCTGCTGGGGATGGTCGGCAAGGCCGAGCGCGGCCCGCTGGCGATCGAGGCGATCCGCGACAATCGCGCGGTGTATCTGATGGCCGTGGGCGGCGCTGCCTACCTGGTGGCCCAGGCGATCAAGAAATCCCGGGTGATGGGCTTCGAGGATCTGGGCATGGAGGCGATCTATGAGTTCGAGATCGAGGACATGCCGGTGACCGTCGCCGTCGACTCCCGGGGCGAGTCCGTGCACCAGACGGGACCGGCGAAGTGGAAAGAGATCATTGCCGAGCGCGTTTGAAGCGGCGCTGGCCAGCCGACGACACGACCCTGGCCCAGGCTGTGGAGTCGTGCCTTGAGAGCGGCGCTTGAGGAGGCGCGATGATGACCGTTTGCAGCATGGAGCGCCGATGTTTTCCTGGCTTATAGGGCTCGGCGTCTTCGCGATCTATGTGGCCGGGGCGCTCTCGGCGGTAC
The genomic region above belongs to Halomonas zincidurans B6 and contains:
- a CDS encoding ATP-binding protein produces the protein MQQPTPLPLSTPNRNLVRLTFVRGITWTGFLAAIIIGIEIFDFQLSVTPVIGVIGAMGLINIASWWRLGRPRSVTDLEYLLHLLADIAGLTLLFYYTGGATNPFISYYLVPVTIAAATLPWRHAWIIASAALTGYTFLMLFYEPVPQLSHAVVGLGISLHVLGMWLNFGLSASLVTFFIYKMAHALRRRDRALSRTREAALRNEQVLAVATQAAGTAHELGTPLSTMAVLLTEMRRDAVDQPTLTADIDLLREQVDTCKARLQQLVANADRRRLAEPDSRPAIAWLEQVIQRWLVLRPDVTHRVEILGKRGTPLLAIDATLEQALMNLLNNAADANPEDIVISLDWNADEVIIDIRDHGPGVAMSIADQLGDTFVSTKSKGMGIGLFLTHATINRFAGGVSLYNHEEGGTLTEVKLPRLLAGQ
- a CDS encoding peptide chain release factor 3 encodes the protein MTASQIAQEAGLRRTFAIISHPDAGKTTITEKMLLFGNAIQLAGSVKSKRNDRHATSDWMKMEQERGISVTTSVMQFPYNGRIVNLLDTPGHEDFSEDTYRTLTAVDSALMVIDGAKGVEARTIKLMEVCRLRTTPILTFINKMDRDTRDPVEVMDEVETVLNIQCAPMTWPIGMGRHFRGVYHLYNDVIHLYKQGQGSRIPDDVRIEGLANPEVDEVLGADQAEELRMEVELVRGASHEFDLEAYRRGELTPVYFGTAMGNFGVREMLDGFVEYAPMPQARETDTRDVSADDERFSGFVFKIQANMDPKHRDRVAFLRVCSGKYEKNMKMRHVRIGKDVKIADALTFMASDRAQVEQAWPGDIIGLHNHGTIQIGDTFTVGEEMRFTGIPHFAPELFKRVRLRDPLKTKALQKGLQQLSEEGATQVFMPLDNNDLILGAVGSLQFDVVAHRLREEYKVDCIYEAVNVQTARWVYCDDARKLDEFRCKASSNLALDGGGYLTYIAPTRVNLQMTQERWPEVRFNATREH
- a CDS encoding TatD family hydrolase → MLIDAHCHLDFAAFDADRQAMFERAHAAGVGHFVVPGTTRDSWPRVVALGGRDDVSIALGLHPAFMDRHAEENDLEALAQALDAHPEVVALGECGIDARFKDTLDAQWRLLDGQLKLAKARRLPVILHCVHANDKLGKRLRQLELPAGGLIHAFAGSADQAQRFIDLGFVVGLGGATTYPRAQRLQRAVAALPDDGYVLETDSPDMPLCGFQGQRNEPARIARVAEQVAKVRGQSVAEVTAHSATNTRRLFGIAG
- a CDS encoding YgfZ/GcvT domain-containing protein, whose product is MSDWTAHLEQHGARLVDERHIEFGAQESAASARQQSLLAPLIHFAVLEIAGADAERFLQGQTSAQLKLADGNFAAPTSFCTAKGRMLANGQLLRVDEARFWLLLDASLLEPLRSHLAKFAVFYKVELTPRDDLAVLGLIGHDGPALVERRLDATAPTTWQQIALGGGVVLRHPGDLPRLVLCLPHDEAIGAWQNLARETLPVGNGVWQLHDIRAGLAWLEVSLQDSYLPQMFNWEALGGISFKKGCYTGQEVVARAHFRGQVKKRLARGRFEGDTLPEPGSAVSDADGKSRGDVVAAASDGDGRVEILAVMTTREVSEPLTVGGQRLEWLELPYPLERLDPEMLATSGG
- the treF gene encoding alpha,alpha-trehalase TreF — protein: MDDRDVSGSDPHARVSQVAPADPLTPADRYAELFVAVQCGRIFDDSKTFVDCIPRQDPEAILAAYRARKDTPGFDLASFVDEHFIPEREPFSNYVSPPEQPLRVHIDGLWDVLTRRPQQHPRYSSLLPLPYAYVVPGGRFRELYYWDSHFTMLGLAESGRPHLMRAMAGNFAYLIDTYGHVPNGNRTYYLSRSQPPVFAMMVDLFARYGVIRRSLDYLPQLRKEYAYWMAGADTLRPGEAHRSCVHLGDGTLLNRYWDERDTPREEAYLEDVLTARQSTRPAREVYRDLRAGAASGWDFSSRWLDDAQQLASIRTTALLPVDLNSFLFKLETQIARLSAMGGDIETSRHFQRKADERAQAIGRVMWDERAGAFFDFDWQRGRLCTALTAATVTPLYVGLASREQARRIARTVRQRLLSAGGIATTEIDSDQQWDHPNGWAPLQWLAKRGFDQYDETALAQDISDRWLKTVGKLYERKNKLIEKYSLIPMQAGAVGGGGGEYPLQDGFGWTNGVTRRLLRDSPRHSANQSRAQKP